A single region of the Sus scrofa isolate TJ Tabasco breed Duroc chromosome 17, Sscrofa11.1, whole genome shotgun sequence genome encodes:
- the CBLN4 gene encoding cerebellin-4 precursor encodes MGSGRRALSVVPAVLLALVLPGLPVWAQNDTEPIVLEGKCLVVCDSNPATDSKGSSSSPLGISVRAANSKVAFSAVRSTNHEPSEMSNKTRIIYFDQILVNVGNFFTLESVFVAPRKGIYSFSFHVIKVYQSQTIQVNLMLNGKPVISAFAGDKDVTREAATNGVLLYLDKEDKVYLKLEKGNLVGGWQYSTFSGFLVFPL; translated from the exons ATGGGCTCCGGGCGCCGGGCGCTGTCCGTGGTGCCGGCCGTGCTGCTGGCCCTCGTCCTGCCCGGTCTGCCCGTCTGGGCGCAGAACGACACCGAGCCCATCGTGCTGGAAGGCAAGTGCCTCGTGGTGTGCGACTCGAACCCGGCCACGGACTCCAAgggttcctcttcctcccctctggGGATCTCGGTCCGGGCGGCTAACTCCAAGGTCGCCTTCTCGGCGGTGCGGAGCACCAACCACGAGCCGTCCGAGATGAGCAACAAGACGCGCATCATTTACTTCGATCAG ATCCTAGTAAATGTGGGTAATTTTTTCACCCTGGAGTCTGTCTTTGTAGCACCAAGAAAAGGAATTTACAGTTTCAGTTTTCACGTAATTAAAGTCTACCAGAGCCAAACAATCCAG gtTAACCTAATGTTAAATGGAAAACCTGTCATATCTGCCTTTGCTGGGGATAAAGACGTTACTCGCGAAGCAGCCACGAATGGGGTGCTGCTCTACCTAGATAAAGAGGATAAGGTTTACCTAAAACTGGAGAAAGGTAACTTGGTTGGAGGCTGGCAGTATTCCACGTTCTCTGGCTTTCTGGTCTTCCCCCTATAG